One Fibrobacter sp. UWB5 DNA segment encodes these proteins:
- the grpE gene encoding nucleotide exchange factor GrpE — MAEDLNQQEPTAEEKAKFEADVLKAAEEAMKMEAEANKAADQAAGEAQDEAAADKPAEASAEQPAEPAEAAPSAEDPTAALKAALADANDRNLRLMAEFDNYRRRTAKEQLELIETANGKLLEKLSEVQDNFERAFASENKAQDLEAFEKGMQMIYNQFAKILTDAGLEQIDPTGAEFDPNMHEALMQQPSETVPEGHVVTVFQKGYKLKNKILKTAKVIVSSGK, encoded by the coding sequence ATGGCAGAAGATTTGAATCAGCAGGAACCGACCGCAGAAGAAAAGGCAAAATTCGAAGCAGACGTGCTCAAGGCCGCCGAAGAAGCCATGAAGATGGAAGCCGAGGCCAACAAGGCCGCGGACCAGGCTGCTGGCGAAGCCCAGGACGAAGCAGCCGCTGACAAGCCCGCCGAAGCCTCTGCCGAACAGCCGGCAGAACCTGCCGAAGCCGCCCCCTCTGCCGAAGACCCGACTGCAGCCCTCAAGGCCGCCCTTGCCGATGCAAACGACCGCAACTTGCGCCTGATGGCCGAATTCGACAACTACCGCCGCCGCACCGCCAAGGAACAGCTCGAACTCATCGAGACCGCGAACGGCAAGCTCCTGGAAAAACTCTCCGAAGTGCAGGACAACTTCGAGCGCGCCTTCGCCAGCGAAAACAAGGCCCAGGATTTGGAAGCCTTCGAAAAAGGCATGCAGATGATCTACAACCAGTTCGCAAAGATTTTGACCGACGCGGGCCTCGAGCAAATCGACCCGACAGGCGCGGAATTCGACCCGAACATGCACGAAGCCCTGATGCAGCAGCCCAGCGAGACCGTGCCCGAAGGCCACGTGGTCACCGTGTTCCAGAAGGGCTACAAGCTCAAGAACAAAATCTTGAAGACCGCGAAGGTGATTGTCTCGTCCGGCAAGTAA
- a CDS encoding FISUMP domain-containing protein: MKNCRKVIATKWLKHIINTNNVIASTECAAISIILALFLAACDDSSSGAGPDPVAEVSSSSGDDAISSSSVTDKGTSSGGSSRSSSSVSGKNSSSSVVKSSSSFSIVDWHIPCEGGSGIWEIDDEKYVCEEGFLVPYIPPSSSSSSSAKTYPYKDKFKEDSVFNEEKSYGTFKDPRDGQEYRTIVIKTKSATSPEFEVFAQNLNYGTQVNLGTTVFDDNEVEKFCYDDDPWYCEHYFGGLYSWSETFGLPRACDSVWTGTTPNCPDSIATGIKSVYDWNYLQIQGICPEGWHVMNENEWRAMIRGEESAYRSISLASEGVNSNGFSALFGGGGYNDQKGCRYDHVGEYGRYWLPKENSDQVAFEIFLDKSEWNIARLGKVYGLSVRCVKDYSSL, encoded by the coding sequence ATGAAAAATTGTAGAAAAGTGATTGCGACGAAGTGGTTGAAGCATATCATAAACACTAATAATGTCATTGCGAGCACGGAGTGCGCGGCAATCTCTATTATACTTGCTTTGTTTTTAGCCGCCTGTGATGACAGTTCCAGCGGAGCCGGACCGGACCCGGTAGCGGAAGTTTCGTCCTCTAGTGGCGATGATGCAATCTCCTCGAGTTCCGTTACGGACAAAGGAACATCTTCCGGTGGCAGTTCGAGGTCCTCTAGTTCTGTAAGTGGCAAGAATAGTAGCTCCTCAGTGGTGAAGTCTAGTAGTTCTTTTTCTATTGTTGATTGGCATATACCTTGTGAAGGTGGATCCGGTATTTGGGAAATTGACGATGAAAAGTATGTATGTGAAGAAGGTTTTCTTGTCCCTTACATTCCGCCTTCTAGTAGTAGTTCTTCTAGTGCAAAGACTTATCCGTACAAGGATAAATTCAAAGAAGACAGTGTCTTTAACGAAGAGAAATCGTATGGAACTTTCAAAGACCCGCGTGATGGGCAGGAATATAGGACCATCGTTATAAAAACTAAGTCTGCGACATCACCTGAGTTTGAAGTGTTTGCTCAAAATTTGAATTATGGTACCCAGGTGAATCTTGGAACGACTGTTTTTGATGATAATGAGGTTGAAAAATTCTGCTATGACGATGATCCCTGGTATTGCGAGCATTATTTTGGAGGCTTATATTCTTGGAGCGAAACATTTGGACTCCCTAGGGCGTGTGATAGTGTGTGGACTGGAACGACGCCGAATTGTCCTGATTCCATTGCGACGGGAATAAAATCTGTTTATGATTGGAATTATCTTCAAATTCAAGGAATATGTCCGGAGGGTTGGCATGTGATGAATGAAAATGAATGGCGTGCCATGATTCGAGGTGAAGAATCTGCATATAGATCTATATCGTTAGCTTCAGAGGGTGTAAATAGTAATGGCTTTTCTGCTTTGTTTGGGGGTGGTGGATATAACGACCAAAAAGGATGTCGGTATGATCATGTTGGAGAATATGGTCGCTATTGGTTACCCAAGGAAAATTCTGATCAGGTGGCTTTCGAGATTTTTTTGGATAAATCAGAATGGAATATAGCTCGGTTAGGAAAAGTTTATGGCCTATCTGTTCGCTGTGTGAAGGACTATTCCTCATTGTAG
- a CDS encoding family 43 glycosylhydrolase: MKNILSVTSVLALAGMAFAQQPIITTNYTCDPAPYVHGDTVYLYTTHDEDNAEGFVMYDWLLHTSTDMVNWTSHGAVASLNDIQWSTKTNGAWAEQVVFRNGKWYMYVPIHGNGISVLVADSPYGPFKEPLNKALVWQRQHWNDIDPTVWVDDDGQAYLYWGNPDLYMIKLNEDMISTSGNIVTYPKIKDYQEGPWLYKHDKHYYMAFASTCCAEGIGYAMSDSPTGPWTYKGDIMPHSSRSNGNHPGIVDYKGKSYVFGHHYQLWHQKSDKMGLKFQHKERRSVGVAEMKYNADGTIQKIEWWPDNGVAQLEDFDPYKRVEAETMSWGEDVRVRKSGTAGNTVITNLTEGKYTKISGVEFGDVGAESFSASVLSVKRASSVTVRLDKVDGPVVAKAEFSKDGLVTVPAEGAVGKHDVFFMFAGDFEADYWEFEDSKTAVPQGPFCKAKLNDPEAKCNLPVVGAKVEGTANFIDFENYDVGGAGKAYYDMDTKNQGGEYREDRVDIVKNGDGFAVGYTQKGEWLEYTVNVQAGGKLPFELSYASGMDNTGVRLFMDDEPITDTLALTGTGDFDTYGTFKGTTTKELTTGEHVLKLMVTSDYVNLDWIAFGESEGSAEDIRNGTTGIVPKIAAGAAGMVNAFARAAGSYRVFDLMGSELGNIRLNAGATLTDLKAGLKTAGYQGGAYVIRNAAGQTLRINFGK, translated from the coding sequence ATGAAAAATATTTTATCCGTTACTTCTGTATTGGCTTTGGCTGGAATGGCCTTTGCCCAGCAACCAATCATTACAACCAACTACACGTGTGACCCGGCGCCCTATGTCCATGGGGATACGGTTTACCTGTACACGACCCACGACGAGGACAATGCCGAAGGGTTCGTCATGTACGACTGGCTGTTACACACGTCTACAGACATGGTCAACTGGACTAGCCACGGGGCTGTGGCCTCCCTGAACGATATCCAGTGGAGTACTAAGACCAATGGCGCTTGGGCCGAGCAGGTTGTGTTTCGCAATGGCAAATGGTACATGTACGTCCCCATTCACGGCAACGGCATTTCCGTCTTGGTGGCAGATAGTCCCTACGGCCCCTTCAAGGAACCTCTGAACAAGGCCTTGGTTTGGCAGCGGCAACATTGGAACGACATCGACCCCACCGTATGGGTGGATGATGACGGCCAGGCCTATTTGTACTGGGGAAATCCCGACCTCTATATGATCAAGCTTAACGAAGACATGATCAGTACTTCCGGCAATATTGTTACCTACCCCAAGATCAAGGATTACCAGGAAGGCCCTTGGCTCTACAAGCACGATAAACATTACTATATGGCTTTTGCTTCCACCTGCTGTGCCGAAGGCATCGGTTACGCCATGAGCGACTCCCCCACGGGCCCCTGGACCTACAAGGGCGACATTATGCCTCATTCCTCCCGCAGTAATGGAAACCACCCGGGAATTGTGGATTACAAGGGGAAATCATACGTTTTTGGCCATCATTACCAGCTTTGGCACCAGAAATCCGATAAAATGGGCCTTAAGTTCCAGCACAAGGAACGCCGTTCTGTTGGCGTTGCCGAGATGAAGTATAATGCCGACGGAACCATCCAGAAGATTGAGTGGTGGCCGGACAATGGCGTGGCCCAGCTGGAAGATTTTGACCCGTACAAGCGCGTGGAAGCGGAAACCATGTCGTGGGGCGAAGACGTGAGGGTCCGTAAGAGCGGTACCGCCGGCAATACGGTCATCACCAACCTTACCGAAGGCAAGTACACCAAGATTAGCGGCGTGGAATTCGGTGACGTCGGCGCAGAATCCTTCTCGGCTTCCGTTTTGAGCGTTAAGAGGGCATCCTCCGTTACGGTTCGCCTGGACAAGGTGGATGGCCCCGTGGTTGCCAAGGCTGAATTCAGTAAGGACGGTCTGGTGACCGTGCCTGCCGAAGGTGCAGTTGGCAAGCATGATGTATTCTTCATGTTCGCAGGTGATTTCGAAGCCGATTACTGGGAATTTGAAGACAGCAAGACCGCAGTTCCTCAGGGGCCGTTCTGCAAGGCGAAACTCAACGACCCCGAGGCAAAATGCAATTTGCCGGTTGTGGGCGCGAAGGTCGAGGGCACGGCCAACTTCATCGACTTCGAGAACTACGATGTGGGCGGTGCGGGCAAGGCTTACTACGACATGGACACCAAGAACCAGGGCGGCGAATACCGCGAAGACCGCGTGGACATCGTGAAGAACGGCGACGGATTTGCCGTGGGCTACACGCAGAAGGGCGAATGGCTGGAATACACCGTGAACGTGCAGGCCGGCGGGAAGCTCCCCTTCGAGCTCAGTTACGCTAGCGGCATGGACAACACCGGCGTGCGCCTGTTCATGGATGACGAGCCGATTACCGACACCCTCGCGCTCACGGGCACCGGGGATTTCGACACCTACGGCACCTTCAAGGGAACGACCACCAAGGAACTCACCACGGGCGAACACGTGCTCAAGTTGATGGTGACAAGCGACTACGTGAACCTCGACTGGATTGCTTTTGGCGAAAGCGAAGGCAGCGCTGAGGACATCAGGAACGGAACCACGGGCATTGTGCCGAAAATCGCCGCCGGAGCCGCGGGCATGGTAAATGCTTTCGCAAGGGCCGCAGGCAGCTACAGGGTGTTCGACCTGATGGGCTCCGAACTCGGGAACATCCGCCTGAACGCTGGCGCAACGCTCACGGACCTTAAGGCCGGACTCAAGACTGCCGGCTACCAGGGCGGAGCCTATGTGATTAGGAATGCCGCCGGACAGACCCTGCGAATCAATTTCGGGAAATAA
- a CDS encoding LEPR-XLL domain-containing protein, with protein MSKKNIKSNKKKSVRGNYKIEALEPRLMMDA; from the coding sequence ATGTCAAAGAAGAACATCAAGAGTAATAAGAAAAAGTCCGTTCGTGGCAATTATAAAATTGAGGCGTTAGAACCTCGTTTGATGATGGACGCTTAA